In a genomic window of Gammaproteobacteria bacterium:
- a CDS encoding DEAD/DEAH box helicase yields the protein MSLEMNQPNTTVVPVVEMSAEEISDDILLSENTTECEDNNAENVLSLSQFIDDFGAGLLDAVRRQNPPVFTGESNKQRAAILAGLKRQPFAAQARTVQAVTQLLLDQNERAAIINGEMGCGKSMMGIATATLLHAEGYYRTLVLCPPHLVYKWRREILETVVDAQVIILNGSDTLSKLQALKQQVSDPAMHGPVFYIMGRVRLRMGHHWRLAAVPRRVYQSLSADRDDNLSQWVNQKTVLASCAECGTFVTTPGGQYLRMEDLSPDKKLQCQKCQSPLWTLVHPRQPAPLREQVKQGLCQLPGIGIKMAERLLMQFGEALLSRSLSDNIYQLVQLMDENGRFVFSDNQAKRLERALGSFEMNIGQAGYQASEFIKRYLPKGFFSLLIVDESHEFKNASSAQGQAMGVLASQVDKVLLLTGTLMGGYGDDLFYLLWRILPQRMIEDGFKYNHRGSLGTAAMGFMRKHGVLKEVYKSTEGGNHRTARGKREYVHVSKAPGFSPMGVARYLLPYTAFLKLRDLEQNALPDYQEHFINVAMTAEQADYYHSLEQTLKEYLRKALSRGDHTLLGVVLNCLLAWPDCCFREEVVTHPRAKYTLARVPAVLDEAASPKEQQLIELCLQAKQQGRRVLVYTIYTGTRDTTGRLKHLLEQAGLNTAVLRSSLSADRREDWIAEQVDKGIDVLVCHPELVKTGLDLLAFPTIVFLQSGYNVYTLMQATRRSWRIGQKLPVAVYFLGYERTAQIQCLSLMAKKIAVSQSTSGTMPESGLDILNQEAESVEVVLAKQLI from the coding sequence ATGTCACTTGAAATGAACCAACCTAATACCACTGTTGTACCAGTAGTGGAAATGTCAGCTGAGGAAATCTCTGATGATATTTTATTATCTGAAAACACAACGGAGTGTGAAGACAATAATGCGGAAAATGTATTATCTCTGTCGCAATTCATTGACGACTTTGGCGCCGGATTGCTGGATGCAGTCCGCCGTCAGAATCCACCCGTTTTTACCGGTGAGAGTAATAAGCAACGTGCAGCCATATTGGCTGGTTTGAAGCGACAGCCTTTTGCTGCGCAGGCCAGAACAGTGCAGGCAGTCACACAATTATTGCTCGACCAAAACGAACGGGCGGCAATTATCAACGGAGAAATGGGGTGCGGCAAGTCAATGATGGGAATAGCCACGGCTACTTTGTTGCACGCCGAAGGTTACTATCGCACTTTAGTGCTTTGTCCACCCCATTTAGTCTATAAATGGCGACGAGAAATTTTAGAAACGGTAGTTGATGCACAAGTCATTATCCTGAATGGGTCTGACACCTTAAGTAAATTACAAGCCTTGAAGCAGCAGGTAAGTGATCCTGCTATGCATGGTCCCGTATTTTACATTATGGGTCGGGTACGTCTACGTATGGGGCATCACTGGCGATTAGCCGCTGTGCCACGTCGTGTCTACCAGTCTCTCTCAGCCGATAGGGATGATAACCTTTCTCAGTGGGTCAATCAGAAAACAGTATTGGCCAGCTGTGCCGAATGCGGTACTTTTGTGACCACACCTGGCGGCCAATATTTGCGTATGGAAGATTTATCACCAGATAAAAAACTCCAGTGCCAGAAATGCCAATCACCTTTGTGGACCTTGGTGCACCCACGTCAACCTGCACCTTTACGGGAGCAGGTCAAGCAAGGGCTGTGCCAGTTACCAGGCATTGGCATTAAAATGGCTGAGCGACTCTTGATGCAGTTTGGCGAAGCATTATTATCCCGCAGTTTAAGCGATAATATTTACCAGCTGGTGCAATTGATGGATGAAAATGGCCGCTTTGTTTTTTCTGACAACCAGGCGAAACGTCTTGAACGTGCGTTGGGTAGTTTTGAAATGAACATCGGCCAGGCTGGGTACCAAGCTTCTGAGTTTATTAAGAGGTATCTGCCTAAAGGTTTTTTCTCATTGCTGATAGTTGATGAAAGCCATGAGTTCAAAAACGCCAGCAGCGCACAAGGACAAGCGATGGGTGTATTGGCCAGCCAAGTGGATAAGGTTTTATTATTGACTGGAACACTGATGGGTGGATATGGTGACGATCTTTTTTACTTGCTGTGGCGCATTTTACCGCAGCGGATGATTGAAGATGGTTTCAAATATAACCACCGTGGCTCTTTGGGTACCGCAGCCATGGGTTTTATGCGAAAACATGGGGTGCTGAAAGAAGTTTATAAATCCACTGAAGGCGGCAACCATCGCACAGCTCGGGGTAAACGTGAGTATGTGCATGTGAGCAAAGCTCCTGGTTTTAGTCCGATGGGGGTTGCGCGTTATCTGCTGCCATATACTGCTTTTTTAAAACTGCGGGATTTGGAGCAGAATGCACTGCCGGATTATCAGGAGCACTTTATCAATGTGGCGATGACGGCTGAACAGGCTGATTATTATCACAGCCTGGAGCAGACCTTAAAAGAGTATCTAAGGAAAGCGCTTAGCCGTGGTGACCATACTTTATTGGGCGTGGTTTTAAATTGCCTGTTGGCTTGGCCTGATTGTTGTTTTCGTGAAGAGGTAGTCACACATCCCAGGGCGAAGTATACTTTGGCGCGTGTGCCTGCTGTACTTGATGAGGCAGCATCTCCTAAGGAGCAGCAACTGATTGAACTTTGTTTACAAGCGAAGCAGCAAGGTCGGCGTGTGTTGGTTTACACGATTTACACTGGGACACGTGATACGACTGGGAGACTGAAACATTTGCTCGAACAGGCGGGTTTAAATACCGCAGTGTTACGATCAAGTTTGTCGGCTGACCGGCGGGAAGATTGGATTGCTGAGCAGGTGGATAAGGGGATTGATGTGTTAGTTTGTCATCCCGAGCTTGTTAAAACCGGCTTGGATTTATTGGCCTTTCCTACGATTGTGTTTTTGCAGTCGGGCTATAATGTTTATACGCTAATGCAGGCTACACGTCGAAGTTGGCGGATTGGGCAGAAGCTGCCAGTGGCAGTGTATTTTTTGGGTTATGAGAGAACGGCGCAGATTCAGTGCTTGTCGCTTATGGCTAAGAAAATTGCTGTTAGTCAATCGACTTCTGGGACTATGCCGGAGTCGGGGTTGGATATTCTCAATCAAGAGGCTGAGAGTGTGGAGGTAGTATTAGCTAAGCAGTTAATTTAA